A genomic window from Silurus meridionalis isolate SWU-2019-XX chromosome 21, ASM1480568v1, whole genome shotgun sequence includes:
- the tmx3b gene encoding protein disulfide-isomerase TMX3 isoform X2: MAELKEVKTLTCGVITTFLLSSAVFAFVEDLDDTFKDNRMNDVWLVDFYAPWCGYCKKLEPIWHEVGAELKNSGSPVRVGKMDATAYSGMASEFGVRGYPTIKLLKAELAYNYKGPRTKDDIIEFAIRVAGPSVRSLPSRQMFEHVLKRHTVLFLYIGGESPLKEKYIDVASELIVYTYFFSGSEDIIPEYVTLSELPAVVVFKDGTYFTYDEYEDGSLSSWVNRERFQNYLQIDGFTLYELGETGKLVAIAIIDEKVSAEESLRLKSLIQRLSTEYRDKFYRDFQFGHMDGNDYINSLIMGEVAVPSVIVLNTSNEQYFLPSEPIESVEQLITFIKSVLDGTIPAYGGDGFLQRLKRVAYDARSTIMSVFRSSPVLACFLFGLPLGVISLMCYGICTAESDDDPEMIKREGQTDEEDEDEEEDMQQHLAAQLKETGEGDEGEEGLEEKSSAEKKLD; the protein is encoded by the exons ATGGCAGAACTGAAAGAAGTGAAAACTCTGACGTGTGGAG tgaTCACAACGTTCCTGTTAAGTTCCGCTGTTTTTGCGTTTGTGGAGGACCTCGATGACAC ATTCAAAGACAACCGAATGAACGATGTTTGGCTAGTGGAT TTTTATGCTCCATGGTGTGGATACTGTAAAAAGCTGGAACCGATCTGGCATGAGGTTGGAGCTGAGCTTAAAAACTCTGGATCACCAGTACGAGTAGGAAAAATGGATGCCACTGCATACTCtg GCATGGCGTCTGAATTTGGAGTGCGAGGATATCCCACAATAAAACT ACTAAAGGCTGAACTTGCTTACAATTATAAAGGACCAAGGACCAAAGATGACATCATCGAGTTTGCTATCAGAGTGGCTGG GCCCTCTGTGCGGTCACTCCCAAGCAGGCAGATGTTTGAGCATGTCTTGAAGAGGCACACTGTCCTATTCTTATATATTGGGGGAGAGTCACCACTCAAG GAGAAGTACATAGATGTGGCTTCTGAACTTATTGTTTACACCTACTTTTTTTCTGGCTCTGAGGACATCATACCTGAG TATGTGACATTGTCTGAACTACCGGCTGTGGTTGTGTTCAAGGATGGGACCTATTTCACTTATGATG aGTATGAAGATGGCAGCTTGTcttcgtgggtgaacagggaacGTTTCCAAAATTACCTGCAGATCGACGGGTTCACACTGTATGAGCTAGGAGAGACCG gtAAATTGGTAGCGATTGCCATCATTGATGAAAAGGTTTCAGCAGAGGAAAGCTTGAg GTTAAAGAGTCTTATACAGAGACTTTCTACTGAGTACAGGGACAAATTCTACAg GGATTTTCAGTTTGGCCATATGGATGGAAATGATTACATCAACAGCCTTATCATGGG TGAGGTAGCAGTGCCATCTGTCATTGTTCTCAACACATCTAATGAGCAGTACTTCCTGCCTAGCGAACCCATTGAGAGTGTGGAGCAACTAATCACTTTCATCAAGAGTGTCCTGGATGGCACAATTCCG GCTTACGGAGGGGATGGATTTTTACAGAGACTCAAGCGTGTGGCCTATGATGCTAGATCCACTATCATG TCTGTTTTCCGCAGTTCTCCAGTGCTGGCCTGTTTTCTCTTTGGCCTGCCATTAGGTGTCATTAGCCTTATGTGCTATGGCATATGCACAGCAGAGTCAGATGACGACCCAGAGATGATAAAGCGAGAAGGACAGACagatgaggaggatgaagatgaggaagaagatATGCAACAGCATCTGGCTGCACAGCTCAAGGAAACCGGAGAGGGTGATGAGGGAGAAGAAGGGCTAGAGGAAAAGAGTTCAGCAGAAAAAAAGCTTGATTAA
- the tmx3b gene encoding protein disulfide-isomerase TMX3 isoform X1, which yields MAELKEVKTLTCGVITTFLLSSAVFAFVEDLDDTFKDNRMNDVWLVDFYAPWCGYCKKLEPIWHEVGAELKNSGSPVRVGKMDATAYSGMASEFGVRGYPTIKLLKAELAYNYKGPRTKDDIIEFAIRVAGPSVRSLPSRQMFEHVLKRHTVLFLYIGGESPLKEKYIDVASELIVYTYFFSGSEDIIPEQYVTLSELPAVVVFKDGTYFTYDEYEDGSLSSWVNRERFQNYLQIDGFTLYELGETGKLVAIAIIDEKVSAEESLRLKSLIQRLSTEYRDKFYRDFQFGHMDGNDYINSLIMGEVAVPSVIVLNTSNEQYFLPSEPIESVEQLITFIKSVLDGTIPAYGGDGFLQRLKRVAYDARSTIMSVFRSSPVLACFLFGLPLGVISLMCYGICTAESDDDPEMIKREGQTDEEDEDEEEDMQQHLAAQLKETGEGDEGEEGLEEKSSAEKKLD from the exons ATGGCAGAACTGAAAGAAGTGAAAACTCTGACGTGTGGAG tgaTCACAACGTTCCTGTTAAGTTCCGCTGTTTTTGCGTTTGTGGAGGACCTCGATGACAC ATTCAAAGACAACCGAATGAACGATGTTTGGCTAGTGGAT TTTTATGCTCCATGGTGTGGATACTGTAAAAAGCTGGAACCGATCTGGCATGAGGTTGGAGCTGAGCTTAAAAACTCTGGATCACCAGTACGAGTAGGAAAAATGGATGCCACTGCATACTCtg GCATGGCGTCTGAATTTGGAGTGCGAGGATATCCCACAATAAAACT ACTAAAGGCTGAACTTGCTTACAATTATAAAGGACCAAGGACCAAAGATGACATCATCGAGTTTGCTATCAGAGTGGCTGG GCCCTCTGTGCGGTCACTCCCAAGCAGGCAGATGTTTGAGCATGTCTTGAAGAGGCACACTGTCCTATTCTTATATATTGGGGGAGAGTCACCACTCAAG GAGAAGTACATAGATGTGGCTTCTGAACTTATTGTTTACACCTACTTTTTTTCTGGCTCTGAGGACATCATACCTGAG CAGTATGTGACATTGTCTGAACTACCGGCTGTGGTTGTGTTCAAGGATGGGACCTATTTCACTTATGATG aGTATGAAGATGGCAGCTTGTcttcgtgggtgaacagggaacGTTTCCAAAATTACCTGCAGATCGACGGGTTCACACTGTATGAGCTAGGAGAGACCG gtAAATTGGTAGCGATTGCCATCATTGATGAAAAGGTTTCAGCAGAGGAAAGCTTGAg GTTAAAGAGTCTTATACAGAGACTTTCTACTGAGTACAGGGACAAATTCTACAg GGATTTTCAGTTTGGCCATATGGATGGAAATGATTACATCAACAGCCTTATCATGGG TGAGGTAGCAGTGCCATCTGTCATTGTTCTCAACACATCTAATGAGCAGTACTTCCTGCCTAGCGAACCCATTGAGAGTGTGGAGCAACTAATCACTTTCATCAAGAGTGTCCTGGATGGCACAATTCCG GCTTACGGAGGGGATGGATTTTTACAGAGACTCAAGCGTGTGGCCTATGATGCTAGATCCACTATCATG TCTGTTTTCCGCAGTTCTCCAGTGCTGGCCTGTTTTCTCTTTGGCCTGCCATTAGGTGTCATTAGCCTTATGTGCTATGGCATATGCACAGCAGAGTCAGATGACGACCCAGAGATGATAAAGCGAGAAGGACAGACagatgaggaggatgaagatgaggaagaagatATGCAACAGCATCTGGCTGCACAGCTCAAGGAAACCGGAGAGGGTGATGAGGGAGAAGAAGGGCTAGAGGAAAAGAGTTCAGCAGAAAAAAAGCTTGATTAA